Within Porites lutea chromosome 2, jaPorLute2.1, whole genome shotgun sequence, the genomic segment TGCTGCAGGCTCCTGTTGAAACAACCGTCAATGAAAGCCAGACAGCCATCTTCAAATGTACAGTGGACAGTAATCCACCTGCACATGTCACGTGGACTAAGCAGAACTCATCTCTTCCGGTAGGACGTCACGTGGTAGAGTCCAGTGGTTCTCTGATTGTGAATGACGTTAGACCTGGAGACGAAGGACTTTACAGCTGTAGGGCTGATAATTTGCTGGGAAGCGTTAACGCTACAGCGAAACTAACTGTTCAGTGtgagttttgtttattttaaatcaAGTTTTTGAGTTCTTCTTAGTTTCTTGATGTTAACAAATTTTTTTAGGCACCCCTCACTTACTAcaggaaaaacaggaaaatcgTATTCCGCAGGGGCCGCTTGGTGATAGCGTGATTCATTAGTACCGCTAGAAGCCTGATCATAACGACTTCGAGTCTTGGTTCTTTATTGTGTTGCATacgtattgttttgttttagatgcTCCCAACACTTTTTTGTCGTCCAGAAGATTAATGGCGGAAGAGAAACAAAACGTCACCATCGCCTGCACTGCTAGCGGTCAGCCGCAACCAAGAATCACGTGGTCTAAATCATTCGGAAGTTTGCCTAAAGACAGAGCTGAGGTGGTTAATGGTACCCTGAAAATTTACAATGTGGCAAAAACAGACAGTGGAACATATCTGTGTAACACAAAGAATATTATGGGGTCAAAAACAGATACGGCTCAACTGACAATATTTTCTCCACTGCGGTTCAAAGTTCGTCCTCCCCAAGCATTGACCCCAATGATAGATTTCGCTACAGTCCCTCTGCCGTGTTTAGCTGAAAGTGATCTCAAACCCATGATTACATGGACAAAGGACGGCAAACCTTCTCTTCCTGTGGACTCTGACGTATTGCAGAATGGTACGCTAATTCTCCGCAACATCAAAAAATCACACGGGGGGTCTTACACTTGTAGGGCGACTAACGCCCTGACGACAATAGAAGCTGAAGTGAAAATCAATGCACCAGTTGTAGCCCCTTCCTGTTCGATGATAAAGAAATACATCAGCAGTAAAAGCGGTAATTACGTCATAGATCCAGATGGTGAAGGAGGTCTGGCAGCTTTTACAGCTTTCTGTGACATGACTGACAAGAGTGGTGTTGGCGTGACAGTGATCAGTCACGACAGTGAAAGCAGAACATATGTGCGTCAGGTCAGTGGTTATGGCGCTCAAGGTAGTTACTCTCGCGACATTCATTACACAGGAGCGAGTTTCTCTCAGATGGCAAGTCTCACCAGAGTCTCTTTACAATGTGAACAGTTTATCAAATATGAGTGTTATCATTCGGTGTTGCTCTACAACGGCAATCCATATGGatggtgggtgtcacgtgaCTCTCAAAAGATGAGGTACTGGGGCGGAGCATCTACCACTGATAAATGCGCATGCGGAATGACCAACTCATGTTCAAACCCCAGCTATGGTTGTAACTGTGATAAAAACGACAACGTGTGGCGTGAAGACAGCGGTCTCCTCACTGATAAGACCAAGCTTCCAGTTAAACAACTTAGGTTTGGAGATATTGATGATAGTTACTCGGAGTATGGCTACCACACTCTGGGAAAGTTTAAGTGCTATGGCATAATTTAGAGGCAAACTTCATAATTTCATAAACTTGCCATTGCTTCGTTAACTACTCGTACAACCAGGTTCTTAATATGTAGCGTCAGTGTCACGGCCAGCCTGTTAACACGACCAGCCGTTGTCATCACGACCACTGTTTGTCATCAAACATTAGACATACCATTAGAAACACGAGTGGTGacgagaaaatacaaaaaataaaagaggttGCAGGGAAGATTGCGTGAAAGCATTTCTGTGAATTGTTTATCTTGAGATTTGCCAGTCCCTCTTACAATTTTTCCGATCCGTCCCTGAAAAGATACGTTCATGCCATTGTAATAATTTTCTATAACCAGGTGCTGCGTGAATTCGTATACACCAAGTTTGTACGACTCGTCgagggagtgggggggggggggtcgatCGTATtatttaaaagagtttttagtTTGCAATGCTGGCAATGGGCTACAATAATAGAAGACCCACGGTATTCAGTCATAATGGCTACAAAAATGAATAGTCACTAAACTGCTTTTCACTCCTTTTCAAAAAAACCCTAAGACATCTGGGACATTCTGTGTCCAGTAGGGAATTTGCaagaaagagatctggaggtgCAGTGTTTTCTTAAACCGCGGCCTAAGTTAGACTTTATTCAAATAACCTACCCTTTATGGTCTAATGGGAATTTTGCATTTCAGTTATTTGGTACAACGGCACTTCCAAACGCATGAAGTTCCTTCTACTGTGGAAAAAAGTTGCCTTAGCTATCTTTTCGAAAGGTTCTTATGAGTGCGGAGATcccgcttaaaaaaattgagcgcaaacataaaacataGTTTTGGCTGAGATTGTCTAGGATCTTCTGGCTTTACGAACGTTTTTTGAGGCAGCTCTTACAAAACGCGACGAACTGTTCCTCTCTAAACTGTTTGAGAAAGTAAATCATTCTCTCAAATTACGTGCTCACTCCTTTGCTCCCAGGAACCAGGGACATctcgtcagttttctttgtaaaCATTGCTACTTCCCCTCAGACTGAAGCGCCAATGACGTCACTTAACTGGATTAAGGAGTAGTATTTACTTCCTGTAGCGATGAACCGCTTCTTTTCagttcttatatttttcaatcTGGTCATGTGATGACGATTGTCACCAGGCACTGATTTGTTTTTTCGTATTAGTAAGTATTCACACTCACGCACTTAGTGTGCCTCTGTGCTTAAGATTCAAACTTTGAGGGAATTCATTCTTACGATTGGAGTGAAACGATGAAAGCACAAagcaaagaagagaaaaagacaaacagagaaaaaaaattcaacagcTTTTGTTGCACTTCAGGCTTGCTGTTGTCTGTTGTGTGTTGTATCGCATTAATTCACGTGGAACTCAAAATTCAAGAACATCATCGAGTGATATCAGAGTCAGCAACATTGTGTGGCCAGATGGAGAAGGAAATCCTTCAGAAAGTACAACAGAATCACGAAAGatggcaaataaataaagataGAAACTCAGACGGTGCTTGGCACGAGACACAAGGTAAGGCTGATCAGTTTCGAACCCCGGGGGGAGAACTCCTTTATCTAGAGTACCGTAGTGAACGCGCTCGGTGGCATAGATCTAGAATGGGGGATTTTTTTCATCAGTATAACACGTGTTTTTCAGTTGGGTgccaagaaatgaaaaaatgtaaaagctGAACTTCctattaaaaaaggttttaatgtACGGCACAAAAACCTGTTCTAAATTGACGGAAGCTTCCCCATCCCCCCTTGTCTCGAAAACTTACCCATCTGATCCGGGATCGAACAAACCAATAGATTAGTTAACAGTGATACAAGTGTCTCAATATGACTGGTATTGCGTCTGGCAGTACAGCTCATAAACACAAGATATTGATATAAAAATTGCGTGTTAGACTGTGTTTCATTAACCTGTGTAGTTGAAAACAATCGTAGAAAGATCCATCGTTTCTTCCTAAAAATGGCTGCTTGCCAAAGTTAGGTTAACCCTTTATCTACCTTGACAGGCATTAGTTGATACCGCGCCAAGATTAAGATGATTTCCGGGTAATTAAAATATGGCCTGTCAGTTCCATTCTTAATCTTTCTACACATAATTTTAAACACAGAACTGTCAGACATTGGACTAACTGTGCGAGCcccacaaaaatatttttttagttctGAATCTCATAAATCATGGACGGGGGACattcaagtttatttttgttgGGATGGGGAGGGTGGAAAGTGGGGTGATACCTCCtccaattctttccttttttactccAGCCAGGGATATGGGTTCCTACTCCTGCCCAGGGATTTCTTTTCCGTGACATGGTTTCAAGGGTTCGAGAGTGCTAACAAGACTGTGAACTATTGAAAAGGAGTATCTATACATTTGTGTTTTCAAGGTGATCATGAGAACATCTCAAGACAGAAGCGTTCATCACCAACTAATTCGCTGCAAAAGTCAGTCCAAACGGCCGCTGATGTAAAACTGCTGATCAAGGAAGAACTTCGACTACTGCAGAACCAAGTTTGTGCCAAAGATGAAACGCTCTGTCGATCAGGACCAAAAGGGAGCCGAGGACGACGGGGAAGACCCGGTACAGAAGGACCTCCTGGAAAACATGGGCCCCTAGGGCCTCGAGGACTAAGGGGCGTGAAAGGTGATCTAGGACTGCCGGGTGACCCGGGTCCCGCGGGACCTGTCGGGCCGTCCGGTGAAAAAGGCGTAAAAGGTGAGCCCGGCAAGTCTATCTCTGCTCCGTCTCTGCTGCAGCGGCCTGTTGAAACAACTGTCAATGAAACCAAGACAACCATCTTTAAATGTACAGTGGACAGTAATCCACCTGCACATATCACGTGGTCTAAGCAGAATGCATCTCTTCCGGTGGGACGTCACGTGGTAGAGTCTAGTGGCACTCTGATTGTGAACAACGTTAGACCTGAAGACGAAGGATTTTACAGCTGTAGGGCTGAAAATTTGCTGGGAAGCGTCAACGCGTCAGCGAAACTTACTGTCCAGTGTGAGTTGTGCTTGTTATTTAACGAAACTTCTGAGTTGTTCTTAGTTTTGAGctgtttaaatatttttacgCAAGCAGTTTGTTCACTAtaggaaaaagaggaaaatcttGTACATAGGAGCCGCGTGATACAGTTTGATTACTGCGTTGAGCCTGATCATCAGGGTTTCTAGTTTTGGTCCTTTATTTTAACCAATCCTATTGTGTTGTATTACTCAATAACGAACACTGTGAAAGGTGTCAATAACGAACAGTTCGCAATGCCGAACACAAAAAAGCACAAGGATTTCAAGTGCAATTCAGTAACGAACGTCCCATTTAAAGGGGATTCCTTGACGAACCTATTGCATCTGAAAAACGTGGACGGGTTGAAGACAGACTGTAGCCGCAGTTAAACACCATAAACAAACTAAATCTTAGTACTTTCCATTAAAAGGTAGACTGATGTTTATGTTTCCTTTTAGATGCTCCCAAAACTTTCTTGTCATCCAAAAGATTAATGgcggaagaaaaacaaaacgtcACCATTACCTGCACTGCTAGCGGTCAGCCGCAACCGAGAGTCACGTGGTTCAAGCCATTCGGAAGTTTGCCTAAAGACAGAATTGAGGTGGTTAATGGCACTCTGAAAATTTACAATGTGGCAAAAACAGACGGTGGAATATACCTATGCAACGCAAAGAATATTATGGGATCGGAAACAAGTACAGCACAACTCACAATATTCTCTCCACTGCGGTTTAAAGTTTACCCCCCTCAAGAAGTGACTCCTGCTCAGTTTGGTTCAACTGTCTATCTGCCTTGCGTGGTCAAGAGCGATTTGAGAACTACAATAACTTGGACAAAGAAGGAAAGCTCCTCTCTTCCTCAGAACACTGATGTTTTGCTGAATGGTACATTGGTTTTGCGGAACATCAAGAAATCACACGAGGGCTCTTACACCTGTAGGGCGACTAACGCCCTGACGACAATAGAAGCTGATGTAAAAATCAATGCACCAGTTGCAGCCCTTTCCTGTTCGATGATAAAGAAATACATCAGCAGTAAAAGTGGTAATTACGTCATAGATCCAGATGGTGAAGGAGGTCTGGCACCTTTTACAGCTTTCTGTGACATGACTGACAAGAGTGGAGTTGGCGTGACAGTGATCAGTCACGACAGTGAAAGCAGAACATATGTGCATCAGGTCAGTGGTTATGGCGCTCAAGGTAGTTACTCGCGTGACATTCATTACACAGGAGCGAGTCTCTCTCAGCTGGCAAGTCTCACCAGAGTCTCTTTACAATGTGAACAGTTTATCAAATATGAGTGTTATCATTCGGTGTTGCTCTACAACGGCAATCTATATGGatggtgggtgtcacgtgaCTCTCAAAAGATGAGGTACTGGGGCGGAGCATCTGCCAATGATAAATGCGCATGCGGAATGACCAACTCATGTTCAAACCCCAGCAATGGTTGTAACTGTGATAAAAACGACTATGTGTGGCGTGAAGACAGCGGTCTCCTCACTGATAAGACCAAGCTTCCAGTTAAACAACTTAGGTTTGGAGATATTGGTGATAGTTCCTCGGAGTATGGCTACCACACTCTGGGAAAGTTTAAGTGCTATGGCATAGTTTAGAGGCAAACTTCATAATTTCATAAACTTGCCATTGCTTCGTTAACTACTCGTACAACCAGGTTTTTAATATATAGCGTCAGTGTCACGGCCAGCCTGTTAACGCGACCAGCCATTGTCATCACGACCACTGATTGTCATCCAGCATTAGACATACCATTAGAAACACGAGTGATGacgagaaaatacaaaaaataaaagaggttacagggaAGATTGGGTGGAAGCATTTCTGTGAATTGTTTATCTTGAGATTTGCCAGTCCCTCTCACAATTTTTCCGATCCGTCCGTGAAAAGATACGTTCATGCCATTGTAATAATTTTCTATAACCAGGTGCTGCGTGAATTCGTATACACCAAGTTTGTACGACTCGTCGAGGGAGTGGGGGGGTCGATCGTATtatttaaaagagtttttagtTTGCAATGCTGGAAATGGGCTACAAAAATAGAAGACCCACGGTATTCAATCATAATGGCTACAAAAATAAATAGTCACTAAACTGCTTTTCACTCCTTTTCAAAAAAACCCTAAGACATCTGGGAAATTCTGTGTCCAGTAGGGAATTTGCATTTAAGTTCAATATTCCCCTGATATTCGGCACAATGGCAATTCTACAAACACCAACTTCCTTTAAATGTGTAAAAAAGTTGCCTTAGCTATCTTTTGAAAAGGCTCTGATGGGTGCGGAGATTCCGCGTATATGAAACATGAGTGCATACGTAAAACATAGTTGCTGGCTGAGATTGCTTAGGATATTTTTGCTTTTCGCAACAGCTCGTATAAAACGGTACGAACTGTTCTCCAGTGAACTGTTTGTGAAACTCGCGGGTGAAACTCAATAACTCTTTCAGGTAACGTGCTCACCCTTTTGCTTCCCGGAACCAGCAACATCTCAGTTTTCTATGTAAACATTGTTACTTCCCCTCCGATACTGAAGCGCCAATGACATCACTTAAGATTAAGGAGTAGTATTTACTTCCTGTAACGATGAAtcgcttttttttcacttcttatatttttaaaacgaGTTATGTGATGACGACTGTCACTAgtcactgaatttttttttttttggtattactAAGTATTCACCCTCACGCACGTACTCTGTGTGCCACTGCGCTTAAGATTCAAAATTTGAGGGAATTCGTTCCTACGATTGGAGTTAAGCGATGAAAGCACAAagcaaagaagagaaaaagacaaacagaaaaacaaaattcaacagCTTCTGTTGCACTTCAGGCTTGCTGTTGTCTGTTGTGTGTTGTATCGCATTAATTCACGTGGAACTCAGAATTCAAGAACATCATCGAGTGATATCACAGTCAGCAACATTGTGTGGCCAGATGGAGAAGGAAATCCTTCAGAAGGTACAACAGAATTACGAAAGATGGCAAACAGGAACTCAGAAGGTACTTGGCACAAGGCACAAGGTAATGTGATCAGTCACAGTTTCGAACTCCGGGGGGAGGACTCCCTTATCTAGACTACCGTACTGAACGCGCTGTGGGATAGATCTTGAATGGGGGATATTTTTCATCTGTATTGCACGTGTTTTTTAGTTGGgtgccaaaaaatgaaatatgtaaAAGCTGAACTTCcaattaaaaaaggttttaatgtACGGCACAATAACCTATTCTAAATTGACGGAAGCTTCCCCATCCTCTCTTGTCTTCTCAATTTACCCATCCGATCAGGGATCGAACTAACCAATAGATAAGTTAACAGTGTCTCAATATGACTGGTATCGCATGTGGCAGTACAGctcataaacacaaaacattgtATATTTCATTAACATAGTTGGAAACAATCGTGGAAAGATCCATCGTTTCTCCTTAACTAATGGCTGTTTGCCAAAGTTGGGTTAACCTTTTATCCTCCTTGAGAGGCATATTAGTTGATACCACGCCAAGATTAAGATGATTTTTGGGTTATTAAATATGGCGTTCTGATTGTGAATGACGTTAGAGCCAGAGACGAAGGATTTTACAGCTGCAGGGCTGAAAATTTGCTGGGAAGCGTCAACGCTATAGCGAAGCTAACTGTTCAGTGtaagttttgtttattttaaatcaAGTTTTTATGTTCTCCTTAGTTTCTAGATGTTGATAAATTCTTTTAGGTACGCCTCACTTACTAacggaaaaacaggaaaatcgTATTCCGCAGGGGCCGCTTGGTGATAGCGTGATTCAGTATTACCGCTAGACGCCTGATCATCTCGACGCCGAGTCTTGGTTCTTTTTTGTGTTGCATGCGTATTACTCAATAACGAACGCTTCGGAATGCCGTACATAAAAACGCACTATGGATTAAAAGGGCAATTAGCGACCATACCATTTAAGGGGGAGTGCTTAGCTTGAAGACCCAATTGCATCGAACTGTAGTATACCGTGGGTTAAAGACCAGCAGTGTCAGAGCAGCGTCATACCAAATCTTGAGATCACATATTTAATACCGCATGTCTATTGAAATGTAAACAGATTTTTATGTTTCCTTTTAGATGCTCCCCAAAAACTTTCCTGTCGTCCAAGAGATTAATGGCGGAAGAGAAACAAAACGTCGCCATCGCCCACACTACTAGCGGTCAGCCGTAACCGAGAATCACGTGGTCTAAATCATTCGGAAGTTTGCCTAAAGACAGAGCTGAGGTGGTTAATGGTCCCCTTAAAATTTACAACGTAGCAAAAACAGACGGTGGAACATATCTGTGTAACACAAAGAATATTATGGGGTCAAAAACAGATACGGCTCAAATGACAATATTTTCTCCACTGCGGTTCAAAGTTCGTCCTCCCCAAGCATTGACCCCAATGATAGATTTGGCTACAGTCCCTCTGCCGTGTTTAGCCGAAAGTGATCTCAAACCTTCAATTACAAGGACAAAGGACGGCAAATCTTCACTTCCTGTGGACTCTGACGTATTGCAGAATGGCTCTCGAATTCTTCGCAACATCAAGAAATCACACGAGGGTTCTTACACCTGTAGGGCGACTAACGCCCTGACGACAATAGAAGCTGATGTGAAAATCAATGCACCAGTTGCAGCCCTTTCCTGTTCGATGATAAAGAAATACATCAGCAGTAAAAGTGGTAATTACGTCATAGATCCAGATGGTGAAGGAGGTCTGGCACCTTTTACAGCTTTCTGTGACATGACTGACAAGAGTGGAGTTGGCGTGACGGTGATCAGTCACGACAGTGAAAGCAGAACATATGTGCATCAGGTCAGTGGTTATGGCGCTCGAGGTTGTTACTCGCGTGACATTCATTACACAGGAGCGA encodes:
- the LOC140925073 gene encoding uncharacterized protein — protein: MKAQSKEEKKTNRETKFNSFCCTSGLLLSLVCCIALIHVELKIQEHHRVISESATFCGQLETELLQKVRQNYEKWQINKDRNSDGAWQEAQGKLRFPGDHENISRQKRSSPTNSPQKSVQTAADVKLLIKEELRLLQNQVCAKDQTLCRSGPKGSRGRRGRPGTRGRPGPEGPPGKHGPLGPQGAMGVKGDLGLPGDPGSAGPGGPPGEKGVKGEPGKSISAPSLLQAPVETTVNESQTAIFKCTVDSNPPAHVTWTKQNSSLPVGRHVVESSGSLIVNDVRPGDEGLYSCRADNLLGSVNATAKLTVQYAPNTFLSSRRLMAEEKQNVTIACTASGQPQPRITWSKSFGSLPKDRAEVVNGTLKIYNVAKTDSGTYLCNTKNIMGSKTDTAQLTIFSPLRFKVRPPQALTPMIDFATVPLPCLAESDLKPMITWTKDGKPSLPVDSDVLQNGTLILRNIKKSHGGSYTCRATNALTTIEAEVKINAPVVAPSCSMIKKYISSKSGNYVIDPDGEGGLAAFTAFCDMTDKSGVGVTVISHDSESRTYVRQVSGYGAQGSYSRDIHYTGASFSQMASLTRVSLQCEQFIKYECYHSVLLYNGNPYGWWVSRDSQKMRYWGGASTTDKCACGMTNSCSNPSYGCNCDKNDNVWREDSGLLTDKTKLPVKQLRFGDIDDSYSEYGYHTLGKFKCYGII
- the LOC140925083 gene encoding contactin-associated protein 1-like, with amino-acid sequence MANRNSEGTWHKAQGTPHLLTEKQENRIPQGPLGDSVIQITWSKSFGSLPKDRAEVVNGPLKIYNVAKTDGGTYLCNTKNIMGSKTDTAQMTIFSPLRFKVRPPQALTPMIDLATVPLPCLAESDLKPSITRTKDGKSSLPVDSDVLQNGSRILRNIKKSHEGSYTCRATNALTTIEADVKINAPVAALSCSMIKKYISSKSGNYVIDPDGEGGLAPFTAFCDMTDKSGVGVTVISHDSESRTYVHQVSGYGARGCYSRDIHYTGASLSQLASLTRVSLHCEQVIKYECHGSVLLNNGDLYGWWVSRDSQKMRYWGGASGNNKCACGMTNSCADSRFGCNCDKQDHVWREDSGLLTDKTKLPVKQLRFGDMGNRYSDFGYHTLGKFKCYGIV
- the LOC140927445 gene encoding uncharacterized protein — translated: MKAQSKEEKKTNREKKFNSFCCTSGLLLSVVCCIALIHVELKIQEHHRVISESATLCGQMEKEILQKVQQNHERWQINKDRNSDGAWHETQGDHENISRQKRSSPTNSLQKSVQTAADVKLLIKEELRLLQNQVCAKDETLCRSGPKGSRGRRGRPGTEGPPGKHGPLGPRGLRGVKGDLGLPGDPGPAGPVGPSGEKGVKGEPGKSISAPSLLQRPVETTVNETKTTIFKCTVDSNPPAHITWSKQNASLPVGRHVVESSGTLIVNNVRPEDEGFYSCRAENLLGSVNASAKLTVQYAPKTFLSSKRLMAEEKQNVTITCTASGQPQPRVTWFKPFGSLPKDRIEVVNGTLKIYNVAKTDGGIYLCNAKNIMGSETSTAQLTIFSPLRFKVYPPQEVTPAQFGSTVYLPCVVKSDLRTTITWTKKESSSLPQNTDVLLNGTLVLRNIKKSHEGSYTCRATNALTTIEADVKINAPVAALSCSMIKKYISSKSGNYVIDPDGEGGLAPFTAFCDMTDKSGVGVTVISHDSESRTYVHQVSGYGAQGSYSRDIHYTGASLSQLASLTRVSLQCEQFIKYECYHSVLLYNGNLYGWWVSRDSQKMRYWGGASANDKCACGMTNSCSNPSNGCNCDKNDYVWREDSGLLTDKTKLPVKQLRFGDIGDSSSEYGYHTLGKFKCYGIV